Proteins encoded by one window of Sphingosinicella sp. BN140058:
- a CDS encoding DUF4019 domain-containing protein, with translation MQQITGTMNSGVAALTEREKETLRLLVAGHDAKSIASHLGLSVHTINERLRDARRKLEVSSSREAARLLAEREQAAPDSSADKFLGVSGAADPMASAEPAGRRKHRAQRLAWFGGGMLIMSLVIAAVALSSVFGGSVAATQAGAAPAVAITAPSASASLEPARAWLALVDGRRWDDSWRSASSLFTSQITAPQWARTIESVRGPLGAVSKRTFQTVTKTDVLPGAPAGAYEVILFRTDFARKPGATETVIMVRDPGGWRVAGYFIR, from the coding sequence ATGCAGCAGATTACCGGCACGATGAACAGCGGCGTGGCAGCGCTCACCGAACGCGAGAAGGAGACGTTGCGGCTGCTGGTGGCGGGGCACGACGCAAAGTCGATCGCCAGCCATCTCGGCCTGTCGGTCCACACGATCAACGAGCGGCTCCGCGACGCGCGCCGCAAGTTGGAGGTTTCGAGCAGCCGGGAGGCGGCCCGGCTGCTGGCCGAGCGGGAACAAGCGGCCCCCGATTCTTCGGCGGACAAGTTTTTGGGGGTATCCGGAGCGGCCGATCCAATGGCCTCTGCGGAGCCTGCAGGCCGCCGCAAGCACAGGGCGCAGCGGCTGGCCTGGTTCGGTGGAGGAATGCTGATCATGTCGCTCGTCATCGCAGCCGTCGCGCTGTCATCGGTCTTCGGCGGAAGCGTCGCAGCGACACAGGCGGGCGCCGCGCCCGCGGTCGCCATCACGGCTCCATCCGCTTCGGCGAGCCTGGAGCCCGCGCGCGCATGGCTGGCGCTGGTCGATGGCCGCCGGTGGGACGACAGCTGGCGGAGCGCATCGTCGCTGTTCACGTCCCAGATCACCGCGCCGCAATGGGCGCGGACGATCGAGAGCGTCCGCGGCCCGCTGGGTGCGGTCTCCAAAAGGACCTTCCAGACCGTCACCAAAACCGATGTGCTGCCGGGTGCACCGGCGGGCGCGTACGAGGTGATCCTGTTTCGGACCGACTTCGCCCGGAAGCCGGGCGCGACGGAAACCGTGATCATGGTGCGCGACCCGGGCGGCTGGCGCGTCGCCGGCTACTTCATCCGCTGA